The Vidua chalybeata isolate OUT-0048 chromosome 6, bVidCha1 merged haplotype, whole genome shotgun sequence genome has a segment encoding these proteins:
- the CALM1 gene encoding calmodulin-1 yields MADQLTEEQIAEFKEAFSLFDKDGDGTITTKELGTVMRSLGQNPTEAELQDMINEVDADGNGTIDFPEFLTMMARKMKDTDSEEEIREAFRVFDKDGNGYISAAELRHVMTNLGEKLTDEEVDEMIREADIDGDGQVNYEEFVQMMTAK; encoded by the exons aTG GCTGATCAGCTGACTGAAGAACAGATTGCTG AATTCAAGGAAGCTTTTTCCCTATTTGACAAAGATGGAGATGGTACTATCACAACAAAAGAACTGGGAACTGTCATGAGGTCACTGGGTCAAAATCCAACAGAAGCAGAATTGCAGGATATGATCAACGAGGTAGATGCTGATG GCAATGGCACTATCGACTTCCCTGAATTTTTAACCATGATGGCCAGAAAAATGAAGGACACAGACAGCGAGGAAGAAATCCGTGAGGCATTCCGAGTCTTTGACAAG GATGGCAACGGCTATATCAGTGCAGCAGAACTACGCCATGTTATGACAAACTTAGGAGAAAAGCTAACAGATGAAGAAGTAGATGAAATGATCAGAGAAGCAGACATTGATGGGGATGGACAAGTCAACTATGAAG AATTCGTACAGATGATGACTGCAAAGTGA
- the LOC128789255 gene encoding uncharacterized protein LOC128789255, with translation MPGPAACHRGSKLLLRHRAALVPCRSRLSPPALPKALWRHRNYPSAPAGLSAVPLADAIRHLGTGSSAAPLEAPGIRLNRGFGSALVILPLSTQELPMAATRPQREGSVPDLAAVRCPGYAGCTPRAARSCSASEGEAALGRPLRSRLPPSLGGQLPPASRWPAAGPICSRGRLLLSGTAEPDGSGAEASEAALCQGAPDWLTGLRNGYLLRVKASDWPRGTCNASSEDAGVRVPERCRGAAAAPPGMAARSRRCPQHRPAPAALGTSGQHQQSQRRICRLFVLLQLAAIAIALLMSQSWQEEAVPQSVTSSEQGFYVKKRQKDKAAFLNPFPQHRVPEVQSVAEQTCLGCPSTARVRSVS, from the exons ATGCCGGGGCCTGCAGCCTGCCACAGAGGATCCAAGCTGTTGCTGAGGCACCGGGCTGCCCTCGTGCCCTGCCGCTCGCGCCTCTCCCCGCCGGCGCTCCCGAAGGCGCTGTGGCGGCACCGCAATTACCCGAGCGCCCCTGCAGGGCTCTCAGCTGTGCCCCTCGCAGATGCCATTCGCCACCttggcacaggcagctctgcagctcctctggaggCACCTGGGATTCGCCTGAACCGAGGCTTTGGCTCGGCGCTGGTCATTCTCCCGCTCTCCACGCAGGAACTGCCGATGGCG GCAACGAGGCCGCAGCGGGAGGGCTCTGTGCCGGACTTGGCGGCAGTTCGCTGCCCGGGATATGCGGGCTGCACCCCGCGCGCTGCCAGGTCCTGCAGCGCCAGCGAGGGGGAGGCAGCGCTGGGGCGGCCGCTCCGATCCCGGCTCCCTCCGTCCCTCGGCGGGCAGCTCCCGCCGGCGAGCCGCTGGCCGGCGGCGGGACCTATATGCTCTCGCGGAAGGTTACTGCTGTCCGGCACGGCAGAGCCCGACGGAAGCGGTGCTGAGGCATCTGAGGCAGCACTTTGTCAAGGAGCGCCTGATTGGCTAACGGGACTCCGCAATGGTTATCTGCTAAGAGTCAAGGCCTCTGATTGGCCGCGCGGTACCTGCAATGCGTCAAGTGAGGATGCTGGGGTGCGCGTGCCAGAGCGCTGCCggggggcggccgcggccccgccgggaaTGGCGGCCCGCAGCCGGCGCTGTCCGCAGCACCGGCCAGCTCCGGCCGCTCTCGGCACTTCTGGGCAGCATCAGCAGTCCCAGCGGAGGATTTGCCGTCTCTTCGTACTGCTGCAGCTTGCAGCAATAGCAATAGCTTTGCTGATgagccagagctggcaggaagAAGCTGTTCCTCAGTCAGTGACCTCTTCAGAGCAGGGTTTCTACGTAAAAAAGCGGCAGAAAGACAAAGCCGCTTTTCTCAATCCTTTTCCACAACACAGGGTACCAGAGGTGCAAAGTGTGGCAGAACAAACCTGCTTGGGCTGTCCTTCCACTGCCCGTGTGAGAAGCGTCTCTTAG